A region from the Chthoniobacterales bacterium genome encodes:
- a CDS encoding acyl-CoA thioesterase yields MLGIRHEKTLLIRPEYLNHSGTVFGGNMMKWADDMAYNAAALLFPNATFVTKLFGQFDFTTPVSQGHIIKIYSQVESRATTSCKVLVWAENATTGADVFSTFAVMVNVRNNQKVPLDPV; encoded by the coding sequence ATGCTGGGCATTCGCCACGAAAAAACTCTCCTGATCCGGCCTGAATATTTGAATCATTCCGGCACGGTTTTCGGCGGAAATATGATGAAATGGGCCGACGACATGGCTTACAACGCCGCTGCTTTGCTTTTCCCAAACGCGACCTTTGTGACGAAGCTTTTTGGGCAGTTTGATTTCACCACGCCCGTTTCGCAGGGGCACATCATCAAGATTTATAGCCAAGTCGAATCGAGGGCGACGACTTCCTGCAAAGTGCTCGTCTGGGCGGAAAACGCCACCACTGGAGCCGATGTTTTCAGCACATTCGCCGTGATGGTGAACGTCCGGAACAACCAGAAAGTACCGCTCGATCCGGTCTGA
- the rsmH gene encoding 16S rRNA (cytosine(1402)-N(4))-methyltransferase RsmH, giving the protein MDSSPQDAAGFHHVPVLAEEVLTALAPQPGELFVDGTLGGGGHSESLLRAGAHVIGLDQDATALAHASERLRNFGEAFHPVRANFRDLRTVLNDLGIGKIDGLLLDIGVSSHQLDTASRGFSFQSDGPLDMRMDQSAPMTAADLVNTADVEELIRIFRKYGEEPSSVRIAKHLVEIRQTQPFSTTAQLAAAVESILPRRGKRHPATQIFQALRIAVNDELGALEAILNNAPAPLNKGARFAVITFHSLEDRLVKQDFRARSQATLDRPEWAAPRPNPAHVYQPINRKSITASTSELSSNPRARSARLRAVQKI; this is encoded by the coding sequence GTGGATTCCTCACCCCAAGACGCCGCAGGATTTCATCACGTCCCCGTTCTCGCGGAGGAAGTGCTGACCGCGCTTGCGCCGCAGCCGGGTGAATTATTCGTCGATGGGACCTTGGGCGGCGGCGGACATTCTGAGTCTCTCCTGCGCGCGGGGGCGCATGTGATCGGCCTCGATCAGGATGCAACTGCATTGGCGCACGCGAGCGAGCGGCTGCGAAATTTCGGTGAGGCATTCCATCCGGTGCGGGCGAATTTCCGCGATCTGCGGACGGTGCTGAACGACTTGGGCATCGGAAAAATCGACGGACTCCTCCTCGACATCGGAGTTTCATCGCATCAACTCGACACCGCCAGCCGCGGCTTCAGCTTCCAATCCGACGGGCCTCTCGACATGCGCATGGACCAATCGGCTCCAATGACGGCCGCCGATTTAGTGAACACCGCCGATGTGGAGGAACTCATCCGGATTTTCCGAAAATACGGCGAGGAGCCAAGTTCGGTTCGTATCGCGAAACACCTCGTCGAGATTCGCCAGACGCAGCCATTTTCCACCACAGCGCAACTTGCCGCAGCCGTGGAATCCATTCTCCCGCGTCGGGGAAAACGGCATCCTGCGACGCAGATTTTCCAGGCGCTGCGCATTGCGGTGAACGACGAACTCGGTGCCTTGGAAGCCATCCTCAACAACGCTCCTGCGCCGCTGAATAAAGGCGCGCGGTTTGCCGTCATCACCTTCCATTCTCTGGAGGACCGGCTGGTGAAACAAGATTTCCGTGCCCGCAGCCAAGCCACGCTGGATCGGCCCGAATGGGCGGCACCGCGTCCCAATCCCGCCCACGTTTATCAGCCTATCAACCGCAAAAGCATCACCGCTAGTACTAGCGAACTCTCCAGCAACCCGCGCGCGCGCAGTGCCAGACTGCGGGCCGTGCAAAAAATTTAG